DNA from Nitrospina gracilis Nb-211:
CGCAGATCGCGTCGCTGTGCCTGAAGTCCGGCAATGCGGTCATCCTGAAAGGCGGCCGGGAAGCGCAGAATTCAAACAAGGTCATCGTCGATCTCTTGAGGCAGGCCATTGCCAGCGTGCCCGGTGTGCCCGTCGATGCGGTGCAATTGATCGAAACGCGCGCTGAGGTGGCGGAGATGCTCGAACAGGAACGGTACATCAACCTCATTGTGCCGCGCGGGAGTAACGAGTTCGTCCGTTACGTGCAGGATCATACCAAGATTCCCGTACTGGGCCATTCGGAAGGCATCTGCCATGTGTACATCGACGAACACGCCGATGTGGATAAGGCCATCGCCATTGCCCTCGATGCCAAACTGCAATACGCGGCGGCGTGCAATGCGATGGAAACCCTGCTCGTGCATGAGAACATCGCGCTGAAGGTGTTGCCCGATCTCGCCGCCCGTTTCCGCGAAAAGGGAGTGGATCTGGTCGGCGATCTGCGGGCATGCAGTCTTCTGCCCGATCTCGCCCGGGCGGCGGATACGGAATGGGATGCGGAGTACAACGATCTCAAGCTCGCCATCCGCGTGGTGGAGGACCGGGAGACGGCGATTGCGCATATCAATGAACACGGATCGGGGCACACGGACACGATCGTCACCGAAAACCGGGAGGCGGCAGAGCAGTTCATGAATGAGGTGGACTCAGCGAGTGTGATGTGGAACGCCTCCACGCGTTTCGCCGATGGGTTCCGCTTCGGGCTCGGAGCGGAGATCGGCATCAGCACCAACAAGACGCACGCACGTGGCCCCGTCGGCCTTGAGGGGCTGGTGATTTACAAATACAAGCTGTTTGGATGCGGGCAGACCGTCGGCGAGTATTCCGGCGAAGGGGGAAAATCGTTCACACACCGCCCCCTTCCCGACGACACGCCGTTGTGAACTGCGGGAACAGGGCGATCTGAAAGCGGAAGTATATTATGGATAGAAATGTTGAAAACCGGGAAGGGCCGCAGGAATACGGTCCGTGGCAAACCGAGCCGTACCTGTACCCGCACGAACGGTTTGTGATCAATTTCCGCACGATCACGGTGTTTGTTCTGTTGTTTGCGGGCACCGTGTTCACCACCACACTGGTGGGTGGGGTGTGGTACGCGGTGGGACTGCTGTCGATCCTGGGCGTGCACGAGTTCGGGCATTATGTCGCCTGCCGGCGCAACAACGTGGACGCCACGCTTCCCAACTTTCTGCCCGCGCCGCCCATGTTCATCGTCGGCACCTTCGGCGCGTTCATCGCCATCAAGGAGCCGATTCCGGACCGGCGGGCGCTCATGGAGATCGGCGCGTCAGGTCCCATTGCCGGGTTCGTGGTGGCGCTGTTTGTGCTCGCTGTGGGCTTGATGTTCTCCGTGGTGTCGCACGTGGCCCCGCCGGCGGGGTTGAGCCTCAATTACGGCAACTCCCTCATCCTTTATTTTCTCTCGGAGCTGGTGCTGGGAGTGAGTCCCTTTAATGAGGAGTTGACCATTTATCTGCATCCTCTGGCGTTGGCCGGGTGGTTTGGCATGTTTTTCACCGCACTCAACCTGTTGCCCATCGGGCAACTCGATGGCGGACACATTATCTATTCCCTGTTTCGTGAACAACAACCGTGGCTGGCGCGTTTGTTTTTCGTTGCACTGTTTCCTCTTGGCATGTATTGGCCGGGATGGTTTGTGTGGGCGGCGATGGTGTTCTTCATAGGCGTGAAGCATCCGCCGGTATTGAATGAATCGGTTGCGTTGACGCCGTTTCATAAGAAGGTAGGGTACGCGTCCATTTTCATATTTATCGTGACGTTTGTGCCGGTTCCCATCGACATGATCCAGTGAGCAGGTGAGGGTTCGGGAGCGGATGTGAATAAGCTGTGAAAAATTCCGAAGTTCGGACTATAAGCCGTTGATTACATGGTTTTTGCCCCTATTTTCGATTTATTTTCGTCTTGATTTTGAAGTTGGCGCAAGGGCGCTGAAAATGTTCTCATAAAATTCTATAACATACTATGAAATAAAGGGTTAATGTCAATGTGGCGGGTGCCTGAGGGACCCTGCGAAAAGCAAAATACTATTGACAAGGCGACATTCGCTATGCTAGATTCTGGGTATTCTTTGGGGTACTGGACAAAGTGCTTATTTTATAAGCATTCTACCAAAAAAGAGTGGAAAGATAGACTCAGCCCTATCTTCTTGGTTGCCATCAAGAACTCTTTCCGGTTTGTTCAGTATCCCTTTTTTTTCGCCCGGATTTTGCGAATTCCTCCCCGTTCCGCTTTAATAAACTTGAGCTAAATTAATGATTTTAAATGCTATCTTTTGGAGTTGGCATACCGCGTCCAGGAGGCTGTTCTGCATTCTGCTGGTGGGGGCTGTCCTGGCCTTGTCTCAGGTAGCCCATGCAGACCCTTTAAAAACGCTTCCACCGGTGGCTGAGTGCGTCAAACGGGCGCTTCAGGCCCAATCCAACCCGGAAAATCTGGAAGCCTCTCAGGCGGTGGAGATCGAATACCAGGTGCGGCTGGCGTACGAGCGGATTCTGGTGCGCAAAGAGCAGATTGGCATTTCCCGCGAGGTGCAGGGCCATTTTGAGAAAGCCGTCACCAATGCCGAAAAGAAGTTTGAAGAGGGGGAAGGGGATGTCACCCAGGGGGCGCTCACCAAGTTGAAGCTGGGGCTCGCGGGAACGCTGAACGACATCACCCAGTTTCAAAGCGATATTGCCCTGGCTAGGCTCGATCTGGAGGGATTGATGGATACGCGCATCGACCCTGGGTTTGAGATGGCCGACGATTCCCTGTCGCCGCGAGAGTTCCCATTCTCCACCCTCGATGCGTATCGGGAGAAGGCGGAAGGCAGTGGCAAGACGTGGAGAGAGGTCTCCCCGGAGCGCCGTATTTCGCTGGAGAAATCCATGGTGCGGGTCAACCAGGCGCGCTCGCAGTTCAATCTGGCCCGCAAGAACCGCAAAATGACGCGGGCGCTGTTGGTGACGGAAGTGGCCAATTACGATTTTGGCATCGGCGACGAAAAAGACCTGTTTGAAACCCTCATCATCTATACCCGGGTTCTGGTCGGGTTTTACGATGCATTGTACAACTTCGATTCAGCGGTGGCGGAATTTGAAAAAGAGTATTTGAAGCGTTAAAACGTAACGGTTGGGAGGGAGGAGTCTGGCGCCGAGTGCTAAAACCGGTTTCCTTCTTCCCCGATGGGCGAGGCACGCAGGCGTTCGGTGAAGACCCTTTTTTCAGATGACGATGTTTCGGCGGCGGAGCGCTACTGGGTTGCGTTGAACATGGTGCTGGGCGTCGGCAAAACGCTGTTTCACCGGCTGGTCAATGCGTTGGGATCGCCCCGCCAGGTATTTCACGCCACGCGTCAGCAGTTGATGCAGGTGGAAGGGATCGGCGCCAAAACCGCCGCGCAGATTCAGAATTTCGATCTGGAGCGCAACCTGGAGCGGGAATACCGGTTGATGGACAATGCCGGGGTGCGTGTGCTCACGCTGGAAGATCCGCGCTACCCGCCATTGCTGAAAGCGATTTACGATCCGCCGCCGGTTCTCTATTTCAAGGGACGGTTTTTTGATGAGGTGACTTTTCCCTTTGCCGTGGTGGGTACGCGCGCGGCGTCGAGTTACGGGAAAATCGCCACCGAGCGTTTGTGCAGTGAGCTGGCTTCTCGCGGTGCGTGCCTGATCAGCGGCATGGCGCGCGGCGTCGACACCATCGTGCACAAAGCGGCGCTCAAGGAAAAGGCAGTCACGCTGGCGGTAATGGGATGCGGCCTGGAACACACGTATCCGCCTGAGAACCGCGCACTTAAGGAAAAGATCGTCGAGGCGGGCGCCATTATCTCCGAGTTTCCGATGTCCACGAAACCGGACCGTAACAATTTTCCCGCGCGCAATCGCGTGATCAGTGGGCTGGCTCACGGTACGCTGGTGATCGAAGCGGGGGAAAAGAGCGGTGCGTTGATCACTGCGCATTTTGCGCTCGAGCAGGGGCGGGAAGTGTTCGCGCTGCCGGGCAATATTTTTTCGCCGAAAAGCCAGGGTGCTCACAATCTGATAAAAAAAGGGGCGAAACTGGTGGATGGTGTGGACGCCATATTGGAAGAGTTTTCCGCGGATGTGCAACAAAATCTGGCGTTGAAAAAAAATGATGATGAAAAAATTGAATTGACAGATTTCGAAAAGCTATTACTTTCTTTAATAGGCCACGAACAGCATCACGTTGATGAATTGATAGAGCGCAGTCAATTGCCAGCGGCGGATGTTTTGGCTACACTTGTACAGTTGGAATTGAAAGACCGGGTCGCGCAAACGGATGGCCTGTGGCACCTGGCGCGGTTCCCCTGAAGCACTGAGGTATTATGGGTAAATCCTTGCTCATCGTGGAGTCGCCCACGAAAGTTGAAACGCTGAAGAAGATCATCGGGAAAGATTTCGTCGTCAAAGCCTCGGTGGGCCACATCAAGGACCTGCCGAAGAAAAAGCTGGGCGTGGATGTCGAAAATAATTTCAATCCCGAATACATCACCATTCGTGGTAAGGGAAAAATCCTCAATGCGTTGAAAACCGCCGCGAAAAAGGCGGACAACATTTACCTCGCGCCTGACCCGGACCGGGAAGGGGAGGCGATCGCCCACCACATCTGCAACGAGGTCTCGAAGATCACCAAGGGCAAGATCTACCGGGTGATGTTCAACGAAATCACCAAGAAAGCCGTCACGGAAGCGATCAAGCATCCCACCGAGTTGAATGCGAACAAGGTGAACGCCCAGCAGGCACGGCGCATCCTGGACCGCCTTGTGGGTTACAAGATCAGCCCCATCCTGTGGAAAAAGGTTCAGCGCGGACTCAGCGCCGGCCGGGTGCAATCTGTGGCGCTTCGCATGATCTGCGACCGCGAAGAGGAAATCAAAAATTTCAAGAGCGAGGAATACTGGACGATCACCATCGACCTCGAAGGCAGTAAGGAGCCGGAGTTCCAGGCGAAACTGTTCAAGGTCGATGGCAAAAAGGCGGAGATCGGCAACGAGGAACAGGCGCAGGCCATCGTCAAGGCGGTGGAGAAGGGTGAGTTCGTCCTCGAAGACATCGTCAAAAAGGAAAGAAAACGCAACCCCTCGGCTCCCTTCATCACCAGCACGCTCCAGCAGGAAGCGTCGCGCAAACTGAATTTTTCGCCGAAGAAAACCATGATGCTCGCTCAGCGCCTGTATGAAGGCATTGCGTTGGGCAAAGAGGGTACCGTGGGCTTGATCTCCTACATGCGTACCGATTCGACGCGGTTGTCGGACGAAGCGGTGGGGGATATCCGCCGCTTCATCGAGGACAAGTACGGCAAGGAATACGTGCCGAAAGCGCCCAACGTGTACAAGAGCAAGAAGACCGCGCAGGAAGCGCACGAAGCCATTCGTCCGACCAACATCATGCTGGAACCGAAGGCGATCAAGGAATACCTCGAAAAGGATCTGTACAATCTATATGAACTGATCTGGGCGCGGACGCTTTCCTGCCAGATGGTGCCTGCGGTGCTGGACACGACACAGTTCGACGTGAAGACGGACAAATACCTGTTCCGCGCCAACGGATCGGTGATCAAGTTCGACGGCTTCATGAAGGTGTATGTGGAAGACACGGACGACGAGGGTGCGGGCATGAAGTCCACCGAAAAAATCCTGCCCGACATCAAGAAGGGTGAAGTGCTCATGATGAAAAAGGTTCTTCCGGAACAGCACTTCACCCAGCCGCCGCCACGATTCACGGAAGCGATGCTGGTCAAGGCGCTGGAGGAGAAAGGCATCGGCCGTCCCAGTACCTACGCCGCCATCATCAGCACGATCAAGGACCGCGATTATATCCGCAACGAAGATAAGCGCGTGGTACCGACGGAGCTGGGTCACCTGGTCTCGGGACTGCTGGTGGACAATTTTCCGGATATCATGACGGAGGAGTTCACCGCTCAGATGGAAGACCAGCTCGACCAGATCGAGGAGGGCAAGATCGAGTGGGTGGACACGCTGAAATCGTTCTACGGTCCGTTCGAGAAAGACCTGGTCGAGGCGGAAGCCAAGATGAAGGACATCAAGAGCCAGGTGGAGGAAACCGACGAGGTTTGCGAGAAGTGCAACAGCCCGATGATCATCAAGTGGGGACGCTTCGGCAAATTCATGGCCTGTTCGGGGTATCCGGAGTGCAAGAACACGAAAGAGATCGGTGGCGACAACGGCGAGAGCGGCAAGAAAGTCTCCGAGAAAGTGGACGATACCTGTGACAAGTGCGGGGCGCAACTGGTGATGAAGATGGGCCGGTTCGGCAAGTTTCTCGCCTGCTCGGAGTATCCGGAGTGCAAATTCACCAAGCCCATCAGCCTGGGTATCAAGTGTCCGGAGCCGGACTGCAAAGGCAATATCTCTCCGCGCCGCACGAAAAAGGGCCGCACGTTTTACGGATGCAGTGAGTATCCGAACTGCAAGTTCACCTCCTGGGACAAACCGGTGGACGAAGCCTGCCCGAAATGCAACAACGCCTACATGGTCACCAAGTGGAAAAAGAACGAGGGTGAAAGCATCGTGTGTCCCGGCTGTGGCTTCAAAAAATCATCCGACGAAGCGGCGTAACGTTTTAGAGAACCGGGAATCATGAATTCGCATGTGACCATCATCGGGGCCGGGCTTGCCGGCTCGGAAGCCGCCTGGCAGATCGCCGAGCGCGGCGGCAAGGTGGTGCTCTACGAAATGCGTCCGGAGCTCAAAACCCCGGTGCACAAAACCGACCATTGCGCCGAGCTGGTGTGCAGCAATTCCCTCGGGTCCAACCAGGATACCTCCGCCCCCTTTCTCCTCAAACAGGAACTGCGCAAACTGAACTCGCTGGTGATTCGTTCCGGAGACCGCCATGCGGTTCCCGCTGGCGCGGCCCTGGCCGTGGACCGCAATCTGTTTGCCGCGGAAATCACCAGGACGCTGGAACAGCATCCGAACATCACCCTCAAACGCAGTGAGGTGAAGGACATTCCCCTGGACGGGCCCGTCATCATCGCCACCGGGCCGCTCACTTCGCCCGCGTTGTCCGACCGGATCTCTTCCCTTCTTGGACAGGGCTATCTTTATTTTTACGATGCGCTGTCGCCGATCGTGGACACCAACTCGATCGACATGAGCAAAGCGTTTTTTGCTTCGCGTTACGACAAGGGCGATGCCGATTACTTGAACTGTCCCATGAACAGGGAACAGTACGACCAGTTGGTGGACGGGTTGTGCAAGGCGGAGAAGGTGCCGCTCAAGGAATTCGAGAAGCCGGTGTACTTTGAAGGATGCATGCCGGTGGAAGAGTTGGCGTTGCGTGGACCCAAAACCCTTGCCTTCGGCCCGCTCAAACCGGTTGGCTTGAATCATCCGGAGACCGGCGAGAGGTTTCACGCGGTGGTGCAGTTGCGCCGTGAAAACAAGGAGGGCACGGCGTACAACCTGGTGGGGTTCCAGACCAAACTGACGTACCCCGAACAGCGTCGCATCTTCCGCATGATTCCTGGATTGGAGAGCGCGGAATTTTTCCGGTACGGGGCCATTCACCGCAACACATTCATCAACTCGCCGGAACTGCTGTCCGCCGACTTGAGTCTGAAGAAAAACCCGAACGTGTGGTTCGCCGGGCAGATCACCGGTGTGGAAGGGTACGTGGAGTCCTGCGCGATGGGCCTGGTTGCCGGACTCAGCGCGTTGCACCGTGTTCGAAATGCCCCCTTCACGCGGCCCCCGAAAGAGACCGCTATCGGCGCGCTACTGCACTACGTGACGGAAGGCCCGCCCAAGGGCAATTACCAGCCGATGAATGTGAACTTTGGATTGTTTTCCGGGGAGGAGTTCAAAATCCGGGACAAGAAAGTGCGTAACGCTAAAATCATCGAGCGCGCCCTCGCCCTGCAGGGCGAGTGGCTGAAGAACCTTCCCTGAGTTTTATACGATACAGACCGCGAGCACCTGCTTGAGGTCACAATCCCCTTTGAAGATTTTCCAGATGCCGTCCTGCTTCAGGGTGGTCATGCCGTCCTTGATGGCCTGCGCGCGCAGTTCCTCGACCAGCATCTGTTTCATGATCATGCGTTTGATGTCCGCCGTGCCCTCCAGCACCTCGTGGAGACCCGTCCGGCCTGCATAACCCGTGTCACTGCACTTGTCACAACCCTTGGGTCCGAACAGCTTCAAATCGTCCGTGTAGGGGATGTTGATATTTTTGGCGAACAGTTCGGGGTCGCCGTATTGATGGACCAGAGTGTCGTATTCCTCTTTGGTCGGGTGGTATTCCTCTTTACAGTTCTTGCAGAGCGTGCGCACCAGGCGTTGGGCGACAATGAGCAGAAGGGCGTCGGCGAAGTTGAGCGGGTTCATGCCCATGTCGAGAAGGCGCGTGATGGTTTCCGGTGCGGAGTTGGTGTGCAGGGTGCTGAACACCAGGTGACCCGTCAGCGACGCTTCAAGGCCGATAGCGCAGGTTTCCGCGTCGCGCATCTCACCCACCATGATGACGTCCGGGTCACCGCGCAGGAAAGAGCGCATGGCACGGGCGAAATCGAGCCCGATCTTGTTGAGCATCTGCACCTGACGCAATCCCTTCTGCGTGATTTCCACCGGGTCTTCGGCGGTCCAGATTTTTTTCTCGGGGGTGTTGATGTACCCCAGCGTGGAATGCAGGGTGGTGGTTTTACCGGAACCGGTGGGGCCCACAACCAGGATGAGGCCGTAGGGCTTGGCCGCCATTTCCTGAATCAGTTTCAGGTTGTGGTCCGAGAAATTCATTTTCTCCAGCGGAATCGGCTTGCTGGCGGCGAGGATACGCAGAACCGCATCCTCGTTGCCGCCCACCGTGGGGCAGGTGGCAAGGCGGTATTCGACTTCCTTGCCGCCGTATTTGAGCTTGATCTTGCCGTCCTGCGGCAGGCGTTTTTCCGCGATGTCGAGCCGCGCCATGATTTTGAGACGCGACATCATGGCGAACTTGTACATGGGCGGGATTTCCTGGTACACGCGGCAGGCGCCGTCTTTGCGGAAGCGGACCACCATGTGGTCCTTGCCCATGCCCGGTTCGATGTGGATGTCGGACACACCGCTGTCGTAGGCGTCGGTCAGAATCTTGTTCACCAGTTTGACGATGGTGTTGTCGCTTTCGCTGATGGCGTTTCCATCCTCATCCTCATCCGAGGCCAGTTCCGTATCTTTTTCACTCTCCAACGCATTGAGCAGAGTGGACATTTCCTCCAAGGGCGCTCCACCTGACTCCTCCGCTACGGCCGCATTCAAAAAGTCGCGGATATCGGCTTTCAATCCGACGCGAAACTCGATCTGCTTTTTTACGAAGATGAGTTTGATGTTCTGGATTTTGTCTAGGTTATTGGGGTTATCGATGACGATGACCACTTTGTTGTCTTCGCGCTCCACCGGCACCCAGTAATTCTTCGACAGGAAGTTGAGATTCAATCCTTCAAAGACGGTGGCGGGCAGGACCATTCCGTCTTCGTATCCCATGTATGGAATCTTGTAAAAGTTTTCGAGCGACTTGCCCAGTTCCTTGCGGGAGATACCGAGTTCATCCAGCAGGATGTTTTCAATATCGATCTGTTCTTTTCGGGCGCGGTTGATGGACTTATTGAGTTCGATATCGGTCAACAGCCCCTGTTGCAGGAGGTAGGAAAACTTAGTGGGTTTTTGCTGGACAAATTTTGACTGGTTGTAAAACGCCAGCGCCAGGGTTTCGGCAACCACCTTGGCGCTTTTTTCGTCCATGATGTTGAAGGACTGGTTGTTTTTTTTGTTGATCAACTGAAGGACGCCCATCATTTTGTCCTTATGCATGAGCGGCGTCACCAGCATGCTTTTGGTCTGGAAACCCGAGATCTTGTCCCAGGAACTGTCGAACGTCAGTTCCGGGTGGAATTTTTTCAGTTCGCGGTCATCATACACATTTTTGATCACGGCCATTCTCTGTTCCATGGCCACGCAGCCGGCGATGCTCTGGGGTGCGATGGGAACGCGGATTTCGTTGATTTTGTCTCCGGATTTGACCTTGGAATACACTTCGTTGCGGACCGCATCGACGGCATAGATAGTGATGAGGGTGGCGTCGAACAACTCCAGGATACGGTCCTTCAGGCTGATCAGGATTTCATCCACGTTTTTTGCGGAGTGGATGTCATTGATGATCTTGACAAGTCGTTCCTGCAATTCAGCGGAGGAGAGCGGTTTGGAAGCAGGTGTGTCCATGGTGGATGTATTTCTTGCAGTCATGGTACCGTCACCATCCAGGTTGGTTACTAAAAATCCCAAGTACGGTGCAAGGTCCTTGGAAACTTTGAAGTCCTGTTCCGAGAATCCACCGTTTCCGGGTTTATTGACGAATTCAACGATCCCCACCACTTTCTTCTTGTAGGGCAGGGGTAAAATCATCAGGGACCGGGTTTCCAGGTTCAACACTTCATCCACGGTCGAACCGGTCCTCATATTCGGGTTCATTGCCAGAATTGAACCCAACTCGTCCGCGTTTTGCAGCAGGATGGGCCGGCCGTTTATGGTGGCGTGGCCCGCCAGGGTATCGCTTTTAAGCGGCACCCGGTGCTCTTGTTCGTCCAAACCCAATCCATGACACGATACCAGTTGTTTGTTGGCCCGGTCCAAGCGATAAAGTGTCACCGCTTCGCTTGGGAACAGCGCTCTCAGTTCATCGAGCAATCCCGGAAGCAGGGCCTGCATATCCTCGGCTGACTGGATCTGAGTGCTGATCTCCTGAACCTTTTGCTCCAAGGTAGCGGAATCGGTCGTCATAAAGAATATCAACAGTGACAGGAACAGGAACGGTTACTTCGCAACGCGACATCTTCGCCCACCCGGGTCTGGACTGGTCACTCCGTACGATGAATTTGGATGAAAATAGTATAAAGACTTTCCCGAATAACTTCAATGGTTTCGGGAGAGGAACGGTATCCTACTGAATGCAGACCGCCAGCACCTGCTTGAGATCGCAATCGCCTTTGAAAACTTTCCAGATGCCGTCCTGCTTCAGGGTGGTCATGCCGTCGTTGATGGCCTGCCGACGAAGTTCCTCAACCAGCGAGCTTTTCATGACCATGCGCTTGATCTCGTCGGTGCCCTCCAGGCATTCATGCAAACCGGTTCGGCCTGCATACCCGGTATTGTTGCATTTTTCACAGCCAACCGGGCCTTGCAACATCAAGTCATCGGAATAGGGAACGTTTACATTTTTGGCGAACAGTTCGGGGTCACCGTATTCTTTCACCAAGGTGTTGTATTCTTCCTTGGTGGGATGGTATTCCTTTTTGCAGTTTTTGCAGAGGGTGCGCACCAGCCGTTGAGCGACGATGAGCAGAAGGGCGTCGGCGAAGTTGAGCGGGTTCATGCCCATGTCGAGAAGACGTGTGATGGTTTCCGGAGCGGAGTTGGTGTGCAGGGTGCTGAAAACCAGGTGACCCGTCAACGACGCTTCGAGGCCGACGGCGCACGTTTCCACATCGCGCATCTCGCCCACCATGATGACGTCCGGGTCACCACGCAGGAAAGAGCGCATGGCGCGGGCGAAATCGAGCCCGATCTTGTTGAGCATCTGCACCTGGCGGAGCCCGTCTTGCGTGATTTCCACCGGGTCTTCGGCGGTCCAGATTTTTTTCTCGGGGGTGTTGATGTACCCCAGCGTGGAATGCAGGGTGGTGGTTTTACCGGAACCGGTGGGGCCGACGCACAGGATGAGCCCATACGGTTTGGATGCCATGGCCCGGATCAATTCCAGGTTGCGCTGGGAAAAATTCATGTTCTCCAGCGGAATCGGTTTGCTGGCGGCGAGGATACGCAGAACCGCGTCTTCGTTGCCGCCCACCGTGGGGCAGGTTTCGACGCGGTACTCGATATCCTTTTTGCCATATTTCATTTTGATCTTGCCGCTCTGTGGAAGTCGTCTTTCGGCGATGTCCAGCTTCGACATGATCTTGATGCGCGACAAAAAAGCCTGCCGGTACATGGGCGGGATTTCCTGATACACGCGGCAGGCGCCGTCCTTGCGGAAGCGGATTCTCATCGCCTTCTTGCCCAGGCCCGGCTCGATGTGGATGTCGGACACGCCGTTGTCGTAGGCGTCGATCAATACCTTGTTCACCAGTTTGACGATGGTGCTGTCGGTTTCGCTGATGGCGCTGACTTCGTCTTCCTCACTGGAAGTCTCGACCTCCACGTCCTTTTCACTTTGCAGGGCGCTCAACAGGGTGTCCACGTCTCCCGTGTCCACCGAATGGCCTCCGGGGCTGTCGTCTTCCGGGGTGGCGTTGAGAAAATCGTGGATATCAGCACGCAGGCCCACCTTGAAGTCCAGAGTCCGCTTGGTGAATATCAGCTTGATGCTCTGAATCTTGTCCTGGTTGGCCGGATTGTCTATGAGGATGGTGACCTTGTTCTGCTCTTCGTCTTTGGCAATGGGCAACCAGTTGTTCTTGAGCAGAAAGTTGGTGTTGAGTCCGGTGAACAGGGATTGAGGGAGAACGATATCCGCTGAGTATCCGAAATAGGGAATATTGTAAAACTCTTCCAGAGACTTTCCGAAATCACCGCGGCTGATCTTGTATTCATCAAGCAGGATGGTCTCGATATCCACGCCGCTGGTGCGCGCCTTGGAAATGGCCTTGGTCAATTCGTTCTGCGTGATGATGCCATTGTTGATGAGGTAGCTGAACTTGGTCGGCTTGGCCATCTTCTGCTTTTGCTTGTTTTTGATGGCCAGGGCCAGGGAATTGGCGATGGTCTTGATGCTTCTTTCGTCCTGCGGGGT
Protein-coding regions in this window:
- a CDS encoding site-2 protease family protein; translation: MDRNVENREGPQEYGPWQTEPYLYPHERFVINFRTITVFVLLFAGTVFTTTLVGGVWYAVGLLSILGVHEFGHYVACRRNNVDATLPNFLPAPPMFIVGTFGAFIAIKEPIPDRRALMEIGASGPIAGFVVALFVLAVGLMFSVVSHVAPPAGLSLNYGNSLILYFLSELVLGVSPFNEELTIYLHPLALAGWFGMFFTALNLLPIGQLDGGHIIYSLFREQQPWLARLFFVALFPLGMYWPGWFVWAAMVFFIGVKHPPVLNESVALTPFHKKVGYASIFIFIVTFVPVPIDMIQ
- the trmFO gene encoding methylenetetrahydrofolate--tRNA-(uracil(54)-C(5))-methyltransferase (FADH(2)-oxidizing) TrmFO — protein: MNSHVTIIGAGLAGSEAAWQIAERGGKVVLYEMRPELKTPVHKTDHCAELVCSNSLGSNQDTSAPFLLKQELRKLNSLVIRSGDRHAVPAGAALAVDRNLFAAEITRTLEQHPNITLKRSEVKDIPLDGPVIIATGPLTSPALSDRISSLLGQGYLYFYDALSPIVDTNSIDMSKAFFASRYDKGDADYLNCPMNREQYDQLVDGLCKAEKVPLKEFEKPVYFEGCMPVEELALRGPKTLAFGPLKPVGLNHPETGERFHAVVQLRRENKEGTAYNLVGFQTKLTYPEQRRIFRMIPGLESAEFFRYGAIHRNTFINSPELLSADLSLKKNPNVWFAGQITGVEGYVESCAMGLVAGLSALHRVRNAPFTRPPKETAIGALLHYVTEGPPKGNYQPMNVNFGLFSGEEFKIRDKKVRNAKIIERALALQGEWLKNLP
- the dprA gene encoding DNA-processing protein DprA; its protein translation is MKTLFSDDDVSAAERYWVALNMVLGVGKTLFHRLVNALGSPRQVFHATRQQLMQVEGIGAKTAAQIQNFDLERNLEREYRLMDNAGVRVLTLEDPRYPPLLKAIYDPPPVLYFKGRFFDEVTFPFAVVGTRAASSYGKIATERLCSELASRGACLISGMARGVDTIVHKAALKEKAVTLAVMGCGLEHTYPPENRALKEKIVEAGAIISEFPMSTKPDRNNFPARNRVISGLAHGTLVIEAGEKSGALITAHFALEQGREVFALPGNIFSPKSQGAHNLIKKGAKLVDGVDAILEEFSADVQQNLALKKNDDEKIELTDFEKLLLSLIGHEQHHVDELIERSQLPAADVLATLVQLELKDRVAQTDGLWHLARFP
- the topA gene encoding type I DNA topoisomerase gives rise to the protein MGKSLLIVESPTKVETLKKIIGKDFVVKASVGHIKDLPKKKLGVDVENNFNPEYITIRGKGKILNALKTAAKKADNIYLAPDPDREGEAIAHHICNEVSKITKGKIYRVMFNEITKKAVTEAIKHPTELNANKVNAQQARRILDRLVGYKISPILWKKVQRGLSAGRVQSVALRMICDREEEIKNFKSEEYWTITIDLEGSKEPEFQAKLFKVDGKKAEIGNEEQAQAIVKAVEKGEFVLEDIVKKERKRNPSAPFITSTLQQEASRKLNFSPKKTMMLAQRLYEGIALGKEGTVGLISYMRTDSTRLSDEAVGDIRRFIEDKYGKEYVPKAPNVYKSKKTAQEAHEAIRPTNIMLEPKAIKEYLEKDLYNLYELIWARTLSCQMVPAVLDTTQFDVKTDKYLFRANGSVIKFDGFMKVYVEDTDDEGAGMKSTEKILPDIKKGEVLMMKKVLPEQHFTQPPPRFTEAMLVKALEEKGIGRPSTYAAIISTIKDRDYIRNEDKRVVPTELGHLVSGLLVDNFPDIMTEEFTAQMEDQLDQIEEGKIEWVDTLKSFYGPFEKDLVEAEAKMKDIKSQVEETDEVCEKCNSPMIIKWGRFGKFMACSGYPECKNTKEIGGDNGESGKKVSEKVDDTCDKCGAQLVMKMGRFGKFLACSEYPECKFTKPISLGIKCPEPDCKGNISPRRTKKGRTFYGCSEYPNCKFTSWDKPVDEACPKCNNAYMVTKWKKNEGESIVCPGCGFKKSSDEAA
- a CDS encoding glutamate-5-semialdehyde dehydrogenase, with product MTVTEMAASAKKAALILARLDTATKNRVLEAMAEALVVHTEAILEANRKDLEYSKQENVSGPLIARLAVDAHKVQGMAEGIRSVARLEDPVGRVQGTTELDQGLVLRRVSCPIGVIGAIFESRPDAVPQIASLCLKSGNAVILKGGREAQNSNKVIVDLLRQAIASVPGVPVDAVQLIETRAEVAEMLEQERYINLIVPRGSNEFVRYVQDHTKIPVLGHSEGICHVYIDEHADVDKAIAIALDAKLQYAAACNAMETLLVHENIALKVLPDLAARFREKGVDLVGDLRACSLLPDLARAADTEWDAEYNDLKLAIRVVEDRETAIAHINEHGSGHTDTIVTENREAAEQFMNEVDSASVMWNASTRFADGFRFGLGAEIGISTNKTHARGPVGLEGLVIYKYKLFGCGQTVGEYSGEGGKSFTHRPLPDDTPL
- a CDS encoding TolC family protein, coding for MSQVAHADPLKTLPPVAECVKRALQAQSNPENLEASQAVEIEYQVRLAYERILVRKEQIGISREVQGHFEKAVTNAEKKFEEGEGDVTQGALTKLKLGLAGTLNDITQFQSDIALARLDLEGLMDTRIDPGFEMADDSLSPREFPFSTLDAYREKAEGSGKTWREVSPERRISLEKSMVRVNQARSQFNLARKNRKMTRALLVTEVANYDFGIGDEKDLFETLIIYTRVLVGFYDALYNFDSAVAEFEKEYLKR